A window from Acinonyx jubatus isolate Ajub_Pintada_27869175 chromosome E1, VMU_Ajub_asm_v1.0, whole genome shotgun sequence encodes these proteins:
- the GAST gene encoding gastrin, with protein MQRLCVCVLILALALTAFSEASWKPRSQLQDAPSGPGANRGLEPHWLNRLGPASHHRRQLGLQGPPQLVADLSKKQGPWLEEEEAAYGWMDFGRRSAEDGDQHP; from the exons ATGCAAcgactgtgtgtgtgcgtgctgaTCTTGGCACTGGCTCTGACCGCCTTCTCTGAAGCTTCCTGGAAGCCCCGCTCCCAGCTGCAGGATGCACCCTCGGGTCCAGGGGCCAACAGGGGCCTGGAACCACATTGGCTGAACCGGCTGGGCCCAGCCTCTCACCACCGACGGCAGCTAGGGCTCCAGGGTCCCCCACAGCTGGTGGCAG ACCTGTCCAAGAAGCAGGGACCGTGGCTGGAGGAAGAAGAAGCAGCATACGGATGGATGGACTTTGGCCGCCGCAGTGCAGAGGACGGGGACCAACATCCCTAG
- the EIF1 gene encoding eukaryotic translation initiation factor 1 has translation MSAIQNLHSFDPFADASKGDDLLPAGTEDYIHIRIQQRNGRKTLTTVQGIADDYDKKKLVKAFKKKFACNGTVIEHPEYGEVIQLQGDQRKNICQFLVEIGLAKDDQLKVHGF, from the exons ATGTCCGCTATCCAGAACCTCCACTCTTTCG ACCCCTTTGCTGATGCAAGTAAGGGTGATGATCTGCTTCCTGCTGGCACTGAGGATTATATCCATATAAGAATTCAACAGAGAAACGGCAGGAAGACCCTTACTACTGTCCAAGGGATCGCTGATGATTACGATAAAAAGAAACTAGTGAAGGCGTTTAAGAAG AAATTTGCCTGCAATGGTACTGTAATTGAGCATCCAGAATATGGAGAAGTAATTCAGCTACAGGGTGACCAGCGCAAGAACATATGCCAGTTCCTTGTAGAG attgGACTGGCTAAGGACGACCAGCTGAAGGTTCATGGGTTTTAA